One stretch of Cervus canadensis isolate Bull #8, Minnesota chromosome 5, ASM1932006v1, whole genome shotgun sequence DNA includes these proteins:
- the LOC122442532 gene encoding proline-rich protein 36-like, with amino-acid sequence MTPAAQQVDLTSGGPRTAPSTFPPLDWLQASRVQVTRSLGVPWTPQSTTHSAGVTTAELAPTSVRVPQHRLRDQGKLPPAAGPSSGRRGPQPWGRCPALRDTCQLLHPAACHDNGSCGPEAPGVQENKVNMPPPSPNSFSQLFLPATSLPLHTTGVAKRPPVLDAGMGRPAESRAAAALAIRGFWESTPSSSPGTSGLRGASSSTWPSAARTSVEPRAHEPWVDDAASSMSAWTWEHNTDKSFVPTGRAMPQSPHSHVPGYRPLLNGRPDERPPVDPPGSGPHPEMRQTTTTAPTVHRGKLRQPPPPGREHPSPPIPASLPPSSPGDPSKPPAQSPLPAAPPPLCPPNDRLATNLVQSHLQGSCAGTDLGAFPENSPGPCGPARLGWGRPQA; translated from the exons ATGACACCTGCTGCTCAACAGGTGGACCTGACCTCCGGCGGCCCACGCACAGCCCCGAGCACCTTCCCACCTTTGGATTGGCTCCAGG CTTCCCGGGTGCAGGTCACACGGTCCCTGGGTGTGCCATGGACACCCCAGAGCACCACTCACTCAGCGGGTGTGACTACCGCGGAGCTGGCCCCTACATCAGTCCGGGTCCCCCAGCACAGACTCCGGGACCAGGGAAAGCTCCCACCCGCGGCCGGGCCCAGCTCAGGCAGGCGCGGACCTCAGCCGTGGGGACGCTGCCCTGCACTGCGTGACACGTGCCAGCTCCTCCACCCAGCAGCGTGTCACGACAACGGGAGCTGCGGCCCCGAGGCCCCTGGCGTCCAGGAAAACAAGGTGAACatgccacccccctccccaaacagCTTTTCCCAGCTCTTCCTTCCGGCGACCAGTCTCCCGCTCCACACCACAGGAGTGGCCAAGAGGCCCCCAGTGCTGGATGCTGGCATGGGGCGCCCTGCAGAGTCCAGGGCCGCTGCTGCTCTCGCCATCCGTGGGTTCTGGGAGTCGACCCCGTCCTCATCCCCCGGGACTTCGGGCCTCCGCGGGGCCTCCAGCAGCACCTGGCCTTCAGCTGCCCGCACGTCCGTGGAGCCCCGGGCACACGAACCCTGG GTGGACGACGCTGCATCATCCATGTCAGCCTGGACGTGGGAACACAACACAGACAAGAGCTTCGTGCCGACTGGGAGGGCGATGCCTCAGTCCCCTCACTCACACGTCCCTGGGTACAGACCTCTGCTGAACGGCCGCCCTGACGAGAGGCCGCCTGTGGACCCTCCGGGCAGCGGGCCCCACCCTGAGATGAGGCAGACGACCACCACAGCCCCCACTGTGCacagggggaaactgaggcagcctcctcctcctggcaG ggagcACCCCTCGCCCCCCATCCCAGCCTCCCTACCGCCTTCCTCCCCTGGGGACCCTTCCAAGCCCCCCGCTCAGAGCCCGCTGCCTGCAgcaccccctcccctctgccccccaaaTGACAGACTCGCCACCAACCTGGTTCAGAGCCATCTCCAAGGCTCCTGTGCTGGAACCGATCTGGGG GCCTTCCCAGAAAACAGCCCAGGGCCCTGTGGCCCCGCCCGGCTCGGGTGGGGGCGGCCCCAGGCCTAA